The DNA region TCCCGGTTGTAACGCCAGTTTCGTCGCATGAAGTGCAAGCCGTGTCGCTATTGGCTCTGGCTTTGGCTAAATTTGGTAACAATGGAGGAGCCTTGAACTTATTTGACGGTCCTCACTATGCCAAGTCGATCTCTGAATTCAGGGAGAAGGCTATTGAGGGTGAGTTGTTGAATaagctggagaagttgTTACCTCGGGAATCcagctttgaaagtgtCTTGCAGAGCTTCAACGAGGTAACGGGACTACGTCTCCATAATTTCGAGTATGACGGTAGTTCGAAGGCGGAAACTATTTTCGTCACATACGGTTCCGTTGAGAGCGAAGTTTTCAGGAATGCAATCAAGTACCATGGTGATGAAGCTAATGTAGCGGTGATTTCAGTCCGTGTGCCCCTCCCATTCGATCTAGAAAAGTTTGTTACTCGAATTCCGCAAACTGCTAAGAAGATTGTCGTCGTTGGTCAATCATTGGACTGCACTTCGTCAACTCTTTTGAGAAGGCAGGTGAGTGCTGCCCTATTCTACCATGGCAACAGGTCAGTTAGTGTATCGGAGTATATTTATGAGCCATCTTTCGTTTGGTCACCATCTGCTGTCGAACAGATTGTGGAAACATTTGTGCCAGGGTTCAAATCCTCGCTTACCGACCTATCTACAAAaagcttcattttctgGGCTTCTGACAAAAGTCCCATCATTGATTTATCTTCGAGATTGGTTCATGCTTTGTCGTTGGTTGATGGCCAGACTGTCACCCTAAGAACGAAGTATGACAATATTGTCAATGCCGGTGCCTTCCAGGCTCAGTTTACTACTTCCCCCTCAACAGAAGGAGCATTTGTATCTAATATTGAGCAAGCGGATGTTGCCATAGTGGAGAATATTGCTCTTTTGGACTCCTTGCAAGTGGCAGCAACTGTCAAAAAAAATGGTACAATTCTGTTAGTTGGCCAGAAATCTTTGAAAGGCCAGGATGCAAGGCAACTAGAGAGTTATGTCAAAACTTTGGGAATCAGCGAATCTTTTTTCAAAACAGCGCACGATAAGCAGATCAAGGTCGTTGTTATAGACGCTGAGGCCATCGGCGATAGAGATGAGACCAAAGGCCGTACCCTTTCCTTTGTTATTCAGGCGGCATTCTGGAAATATGCTTATGGCTATGATGTTGCCGAGAGTGTCCGTCGCATCTGGAATTCGGCAGGCACTGATTTGGAATTGTTAGCCGCTGTTTTATCCGATATAATATCCAGTGCACTGGAGGAAGGTGTAGCCGTGATTCCTCACGAAGCCTACAGCGCTGTAGAAGATGTCtccaaagaggaagaggatTCTAAATCAGCATCTGATCTACCGATATTTTTGACCGAGACTTCTTTCAGGCCTAACAATACTTCAATTTCTGAGCTGTCAGGAGCTCAATCAGCCTCAGATACGGATATTTCCAAAAGGTTGGTTTTCAGTGAAGCCTATGGAGTTGAGAAGAGGCTAAGACCAGATTTACCAGTGAAGAATTACGTCGTCCGAGTGAAGGAAAATAAACGAGTTACTCCCTCAGACTATGACAGAAATATCTTTCAGATCGAGTTTGACATTGAAGGCTCTGGGATGAAGTATGAGATCGGTGAAGCCCTCGGAGTGCATGCGAGAAATAATGAGGCGCAGGTTAAAGAGTTTTTGGCGTCCTACGGATTGAAAGAGAATGATGTTATACAAGTGGCCAACAAGGACCAGCCAGAGATCTTGGAATCAAGAACTGTTTTGCAAGCTTTCATTGAGAATCTAGACATCTTTGGTAAGCCACCTAAGAAATTCTACGAGTCTTTGATTGACTTCGCCACtgacgaagacgagaagaaagagcttcaagagatAGTTTCGGAGCCCGGTTCAGTACgtttgaaaagatatcaGGATGTTGAATTCTACACGTATGCTGACATTTTCGACCTTTTCCCTTCTGTTAGACCGTGCCTCGAGGATTTGGTAACCATTATTGCTCCTCTAAAGAGAAGGGAATACTCTATTGCTTCATCGCAAAAGATTCACAAGAATGAGGTTCATTTGTTAATTGTCGTTGTGGAATGGCTTGACAACAAGGGAAGGAAGAGATTCGGCCAAGCTTCGAAGTATCTTTCCGACTTGCGTGTTGGCTCTGAATTGGTTGTGAGCGTCAAACCATCTGTGATGAAACTGCCACCAAATCCCGAACAGCCAGTTATCATGAGTGGACTGGGCACTGGGTTGGCACCTTTCAAGGCGATCGTAGAGGAGAAGCTATGGCAGAGGCAACAGGGTTATGACATCGGTGATGTCTATCTGTATCTTGGTTCCAGACATAAGCGTGAAGAGTATCTGTACGGAGAGCTGTGGGAAGCGTACAAGGACGCAGGCATTATAACTCACATCGGAGCTGCTTTTTCCAGAGATCAGCCTCAGAAGATTTACATTCAAGATAGAATCAAGgaaaatttgaaggagCTAAAGGTGGCAATGATTGATCAAGTGGGTTCATTCTACCTGTGTGGTCCAACATGGCCTGTCCCTGATATTACTCAAGCACTGAAAGACATTCTTGCCGCAGATGCGGAGGAGAGAGATGTAAAGATTGATCTGAACGCTGAAATTGAGGAGTTGAAAGAGTCATCCAGGTACATCTTAGAAGTCTACTGAGTGGGAAGCGAAACCCCGATCGCTAACTGGAAGGGATTGGTTACTGTAAGGGTGGGAATATGACTTCCGGGTTTTCTCGTTACTTATAATCTTTATCTTACTTTGAGTAGAAACAAATCTTCCTCTCAGGatattttcttcagaaactATCGTCGTCTTAAAAGCACTATACAGAATTCTATCAAGGCTTTTGGAAGAGTCATGATACGGATTAGAACAACAGTCGTAGTTGGGTAGTATAAGCGTCAATGTTACCCATTTGCATACTTATACTTAAATGTTTATAAACTCTTAGAACAGGATGTGCTCGCAACGAAACGTTGACTGCGGTGTTACATGAGACCTACCACGGAAGTCCCATCTTGGAACCTTGTCCGGAATACCCTGTTGGCATTTGTGAACATACCCTCCTTTAGAGAGACCACAATGAACTGAGAACCTTTGAACCTCGTTTTGATAAGATGGCCAATGTTTTGCGTGTGGCTTAAGTCTAGCGCAGCGTCCACCTCATCTAAGATATACATAGGTGCCGGCCTAAATTGTAATAGTGCCATGATTAGGGACAATGCTACCAAAGAGCGCTGCCCACCTGAGAGCTCTATGAGGCTCTCTTTCCAGACATTGCCCAATTTAACCTTGACCTCCAAACCTTCAGTtacttcttttccttcaataGGCACCAATTTAGCGAAAGAATTGGGAAGAAGATCGGCAAAAATATTACCAAAATCAACCGTAACTTTGTTCCACGTCTTAATTAAAGTGTCTTTCTTATACTCATTCAGTTTTGCTATCgtttcttgaatcttgatcttgtccttttCAATTGTGCTTATCATTGCCTTGAGCGAgctttccttcttctcgagGTTCTCAATCATGCTCATAATGTTGGGGTTTACCTTTCTCTTTAGTTCCTGAAACTGCTCCTGCAAATATGCGAGCCTTTCTCTAGTCTGCTCAAGGTTTATTCCGCAGTTTTGCTGTATTATACCAGCTACAAGTCCCTTATCTTTCAACCAGTCATGgtctcgaagaagatcggATAGTTTCTCATGGATTGAGCTAGAATTGTTATTGTATCTGTTGAGATCATTTGTTAGTTTTTGGAGCTCCAATTCGAAGGTTCTCCTTGTTTCAATTTTATTCTTTATGATGGTGTCTAATTCATTTAGTTCCTCATTTATATGTAGAAGCCGTCTTTGCTCTTCCTTTAAATCAGCTCGGATGCTGTTTAGACTGTTTTGAGCAGAGTTCATCTGAACGTCTATTGACCTTTTTTGAGCTTCTAACTTCTCCCGCATTTGAGTCAGTTCCCGAATAGCTTCATGCGCTGATGAGATTTCAGTTGAAAGCTGTTCAGTATCGAGCTGCAGGCTTTGATATGCGTCATATACAGTTTCCACCTCCTCCGATAAAGATTCGATCTTTCCATGTAACGACTTCGATTCTTGCTTCAATTGCGCTAGCTTAGATCCCTTGTCATGGCTGAATTCCTCTATGTCATTCTGGATGGCTAGTACTTCGCTTTCATATTCTCTGACTGAGGAAGTTTTAGAATTGATTTCGATTTTGCAGTCCTCGATTTCTTTTTGCAACTCCCTGTTCCTTTTGATGATCTGGGCAGCGTCGTTGCCTTCCAAATCTCTCTGGGCCATTTTAAGCTTGTGATGTGCTAAGCTCAATTCATTTTGCAGAGCCTTGGTCTTCCGAAACGCTGCTTCCTGAGCATCTAATTTATCGGAACAAGACTTCAATCTAGTCTCCATTTCCTGTATTTGCTGCATCACGGCATTATATTTTTGGAGATCGATGAGCAAAGATGTAGTGTTGCTTCTGCTACCGCCAGATAGAGTACCTTCAGGATCGTAAACATCACCTTGTAATGTTATGCTTCTCGTGCGTATCTGTGGATGGAAAGTGACTTTTTTTGCCGTTTCTGCATCGTGGCATATTAAGCTATTCCCGAAGATAAATTGCATAGCTTTTGAAACGTCTTCCTCATAGCCAACCAAATTCAAGGCTAATTCTACCTTTCCCGGAGCAAGGTTTCGGGCAAgttcaagtttttgatTATCGAGTGTTCTTGCTGctatcttgttcaaaggAATTATTGTAACACGTTTCCGTAGCCTACCTCTCTCAAGCAGTTTTGAAGCAGTCTTCTCGTTATCTACAACGATGTTATAAAGCCTCCCTCCGGCGCAAACCTGTAAAGCCGTAGCGCTGTCGTAATTTTGCTCTGACAGCGTAAATAGCCGCGCAGCAACACCTTTGACCGATAGCGGATCGAACTCTCGATGCGGCTGAGAGTAAGTAAACTCCACATTAGCAACTTTTCGCTTCAGATAGGAACTTTCGTTATTAAGCTTTGAGAGCTGCTGTCTCAAATCACTCTGCTCTTTTCTCAAGTCGTTCACAAGTGCAGCATCGTAGCCAAAGTTCGCAATCTGTCTTTGGAGGTCTTCGCACATTTTCTGAGATTTCTCGACATGTTTTGCTCCTTCAGCCTGTTCCTTCTCAGCCTGCTGTAGTTTAGGAACATTTGATGCAAACTCCCTTTGCAAGTGATCCATCTTAAGTGTCAGTTTCTTTACCGATAGTTCACAATCATTCAACCTTTGTTTTGCTGCGCTCAATTGCTCGTTGTATCCTGCATCCGCGACGCCTGTAGACGACACACCGGTTTGTAGCGCCGAGAGCAACTCCTCTTTCCCCTTCTGCACATTTCTCAGGTCTCccagtttcttgttgaGCTCCCGATACGTTTTCTCAGTCTCTTTGTATTTAGCTAACTTGGTTTGATATTCCTTTTCATTTTTCTCGATGGTCGACTTTGTTTGGCCCAGTTTCATTTCAACATCATTTTGGTTTTCGTTACAGATGTCTAATTGTGCTTTagctcttgaaagctcATTGAGTAACTCACCTTCACTTTTCTCCAAATGAGAGAGCTTGCCCTGCTCGTCGATTTCCTTCTGCTTTGCCTTTTTCGTTTCTCGGAAATCCTCGTTCAGACTATCAATCTCATTTGAGATCTTCGCAATGCagtctttcagcttctcaGACTGCTCGCTGCTTGTTTTCAAATGCTGATCAAATGAGTCCTTCTTGCTGGCCATCTCATCATAGCTGAACGCATGAACAATCCGTTCAGTCTTCTCTAACTCCGATtgaatctcttgaaatttgataaaTACTCTCTTCTCATTTCGcaatttttccaatttAGGTTCGATCTCTTCTCGTAGCAGGGATCTATTTTCCTGCAATTTTGCTTCCTTCTTAGCCATCGTTCGCTCAGCCttgtcttttctgtctTCGAACATCTTCGTCCCAGCAGCCTCCTCAATGAGCGACAGAATCTCTGTAGGTTTCATGTTCAGCACTTTGGTGATCTTGCCTTGCATGATAAGGAAGTTTGGGTTGTTGATATTCAGTTGAACCGACTGAAACAACTGCAGCACCGATTGCTGTGGAGCCCTATGTCCGTTTATCAGGTATTTGGAAGTACCGCCAAGAACAACTTGTCTTGTAACTgagatcttggaagagttTGTGAAGCCAATGGGCGAGTTCGACTTGTCAGAGTTGTCGAACACCACGGTAACACTAGCCTTCGTCACTCCCGCCTGACCCCTCTTATATATCAGATCCTGTAGCGAGGAGGCCCTTACGGTGGTCATCGAAGCAATACCAAGAACGAAACATATGGCATCCAATATATTCGATTTGCCTGAACCGTTCAACCCTGTTATGGCATTAAATTGAGGATCCCAATCAGAGATTACCGTCCGGGTCGCATACGACTTGAATCCATCGATAATTAACTCTTCAATCTTCATGCTGGTGGCAACTTGGCCCACCCTAGGGGACCAGATCTGCTTGATCAATGACCTGACGCTTCAATAGTTAACGTAAACAAGGCAGCGGGCCTCGAGCATCCTTCAGGTCGGGTAACAGGAGATCTTATTTCGAGCTCCGTAAATCACTTAAAGTGTAATACTATAGAGCCGTTCTACTCTGTAAGCATGTTGATTTGAATTAATGTAGAAAAACCATTAAGATACAAAATGACTATATGAGGGGAACCATACCTTTTATATAATCTAGTCTTGGGTCTTTTGAGAACCACGTAGCAAACCAGTTCTTCTGGCAGCGATCAAACCAGCCTTTTGACCGGAAACAGCACCTCTTGAGATGGTAGAAGCCTTACCAATATGTTGATGGTTACCACCACCGTGAGGGTGATCAACAGGGTTCATGGCAACACCACGGGTCTTTGGCCAGGAGTTTCTCTTAACCTTGTACTTGTGGAAAGCACGACCAGCCTTCAACAATGGCTTGTCAACTCTACCACCACCGGCGACAACACCGACGACACCTCTGGCATCGGAAGAGATGACCTTCTTGGCACCGGAAGGCAATCTAACTCTGGTCTTGTTTTCATCTGGGTTGTGACCGATGATGATAACGTAGTTACCGGAAGCTCTGGCAATAGCACCTCTGTCACCTGGTCTTTCCTCAACGTTGGAGACAATGGTACCTTCTGGAAGAGAGGACAATGGCAAAACGTTACCAACGTTCAAAGAAGCCTTCTTACCAGCGTAGATGAATTGACCGGTGTGGACACCTTCGTTGGCAATGAAGATTTCTTCACGCAACTTGTACTTGTATGGGTCACGGAAGACAACCTTAGCCAATGGAGCACCTCTACCGGCATCGTGAACAATCTGCTTCACAACACCACGGATGTAGCCATGACGTTCGGCGAAATCCAAAGTTCTCAACTTGGCAGCACCTTGTCTCAATCTGGTGTGGGAGGTGAAGATGGAACCAGCACCCTTTCTTTGGTTACGAATAACTCTACCTGTTCACAATTGAAATGTCCCTTGTTAGTACACATGTTTCCGAGTGTCGATCACTTTGGAGTGTAATTTCTACGTTAGTGCCGAATTTCAGTGGTAGGTATTGAAATAGTTCCATTGAAGCTTTATTTCCCATCATCTGACTCTGGCAGGCCCTAAGCTATTACTCTCATCTGTTTGTCGTATTTCCACATACCCATTGcgacttgatcttctggttTCTTATCGACGTGACTAACGAAGCCCACTAAATGGCAACTTGTATCTATAGTATGAAATATCAGACTTGATGGTTGTGCTTACGAGTGGTGAGGCCAGAGCGGGCATGCCGGCTGGTAGGAGCGCACAAGGGAGCCAGGGTAGAGCCAGCGTAGGCGAACCGTTGCTAGAAGGAGCCCCGGTGTAAGAGCTAGAAGGAGATCGGTCTAGCGCGTAGGGGGAGCGTCGTCAGCTGGTGGTGCGACCTGAGCTCGCGCGGTCTGGTAAAATCAAAAAATTCGGTCCGCAGATACTGTACGGATTTCAGATAGGTGTGTGGGTGGCGAGAAGAACAGTACAACAGAAAAGATGTCACATTTCCGTTTTGTGTCGTTCAGTTAAATTAAATAGCTAGCCAAGGTGAATATAAAAAGCATAATTCAAAACTCTATTCATCCATGTTTTTATCAGATTCTGGCTGCTCCGGAGATTGTTCAACAatttccttttcagcaatgaCTTTATCCTTCGAGAGCTGTTTtaattcttcaatcttgGCTTGATAGGCAGGTTTGATGACTATCCTTTTACCTAgtagcttcttcttctgcaacGATTCTGAAATCTGGCGGCTATCCGCATCTGTCTCGAAAGACACTAAAGCAGCGGTGAGATGGCGATGGATCTGGAAATGCTTACTTCTAGTAAGCTTAGTTctgaagatccagatctCCTGTGGAttgaaatccttgaaaTACTCACGAAGGTCTGTGTCAGTGACACCCTTGGGCAAATAACCACAATATACAGTATCTTCACTGAATTCTGACTCCTGAATGACGTCTGCCATagctttctcttcatctgacAAAAGTTCAGGCTCATTCTGTTGATGAGATACGGACACTATAGACACCGGGTCAGTTGATGGGgccagttctttctcttttgcagGTATATTGAGCCTGAATCTTAACAAATGGTTTCTCCGCTTCAATCTTTTGTTGACGTTTGTGGGGGAGTAGGGCACATAAGGCTTCAATCTCAGTTCCCTTCCCTTGAAAGCCTTGCCGTTCAAATTGTCGActgcttctttcaatttttcagaaGACTCAAACTCAGCATAGGCAATTCCCAAGGGACGTATGTGATTGTTTCTGAAACCGCGAACTGTTTGGCTGGGAATCAACACAGAAACCACCCCATAATCTTTGAAATAATCAAACAGCTCCGTCTCGTCTGAAGAGAAATTTAGATTGGAAATATAGAGCCGAGTGCACTCAGTGGAGGACATCTTGAATCACTTCTCAGCTTCTGATGGAGTTACGCATGTAGCACATCATTTTGTTAAGAGCATATTAAATAGACTCGAATTA from Torulaspora globosa chromosome 3, complete sequence includes:
- the MET10 gene encoding sulfite reductase subunit alpha (ancestral locus Anc_7.185), producing MSVSFLTNPFDEPRDPKKLPAYGSPSAAIGSVLYNNVKTIFSYKTFSDPDLLDNCLKKWATKDDSDVFYQELDIRAGAGLAPLGYARSLPQLNGAAQVVGIVAPGYALPYFVNTFQKSERADVSFFFSVGALNYDEKSSSIGSDYVTALDAAAKLGFPVVTPVSSHEVQAVSLLALALAKFGNNGGALNLFDGPHYAKSISEFREKAIEGELLNKLEKLLPRESSFESVLQSFNEVTGLRLHNFEYDGSSKAETIFVTYGSVESEVFRNAIKYHGDEANVAVISVRVPLPFDLEKFVTRIPQTAKKIVVVGQSLDCTSSTLLRRQVSAALFYHGNRSVSVSEYIYEPSFVWSPSAVEQIVETFVPGFKSSLTDLSTKSFIFWASDKSPIIDLSSRLVHALSLVDGQTVTLRTKYDNIVNAGAFQAQFTTSPSTEGAFVSNIEQADVAIVENIALLDSLQVAATVKKNGTILLVGQKSLKGQDARQLESYVKTLGISESFFKTAHDKQIKVVVIDAEAIGDRDETKGRTLSFVIQAAFWKYAYGYDVAESVRRIWNSAGTDLELLAAVLSDIISSALEEGVAVIPHEAYSAVEDVSKEEEDSKSASDLPIFLTETSFRPNNTSISELSGAQSASDTDISKRLVFSEAYGVEKRLRPDLPVKNYVVRVKENKRVTPSDYDRNIFQIEFDIEGSGMKYEIGEALGVHARNNEAQVKEFLASYGLKENDVIQVANKDQPEILESRTVLQAFIENLDIFGKPPKKFYESLIDFATDEDEKKELQEIVSEPGSVRLKRYQDVEFYTYADIFDLFPSVRPCLEDLVTIIAPLKRREYSIASSQKIHKNEVHLLIVVVEWLDNKGRKRFGQASKYLSDLRVGSELVVSVKPSVMKLPPNPEQPVIMSGLGTGLAPFKAIVEEKLWQRQQGYDIGDVYLYLGSRHKREEYLYGELWEAYKDAGIITHIGAAFSRDQPQKIYIQDRIKENLKELKVAMIDQVGSFYLCGPTWPVPDITQALKDILAADAEERDVKIDLNAEIEELKESSRYILEVY
- the RPL2A gene encoding 60S ribosomal protein uL2 (ancestral locus Anc_7.187) translates to MGRVIRNQRKGAGSIFTSHTRLRQGAAKLRTLDFAERHGYIRGVVKQIVHDAGRGAPLAKVVFRDPYKYKLREEIFIANEGVHTGQFIYAGKKASLNVGNVLPLSSLPEGTIVSNVEERPGDRGAIARASGNYVIIIGHNPDENKTRVRLPSGAKKVISSDARGVVGVVAGGGRVDKPLLKAGRAFHKYKVKRNSWPKTRGVAMNPVDHPHGGGNHQHIGKASTISRGAVSGQKAGLIAARRTGLLRGSQKTQD
- the RRT5 gene encoding Rrt5p (ancestral locus Anc_7.188), which gives rise to MSSTECTRLYISNLNFSSDETELFDYFKDYGVVSVLIPSQTVRGFRNNHIRPLGIAYAEFESSEKLKEAVDNLNGKAFKGRELRLKPYVPYSPTNVNKRLKRRNHLLRFRLNIPAKEKELAPSTDPVSIVSVSHQQNEPELLSDEEKAMADVIQESEFSEDTVYCGYLPKGVTDTDLREYFKDFNPQEIWIFRTKLTRSKHFQIHRHLTAALVSFETDADSRQISESLQKKKLLGKRIVIKPAYQAKIEELKQLSKDKVIAEKEIVEQSPEQPESDKNMDE
- the SMC2 gene encoding condensin subunit SMC2 (ancestral locus Anc_7.186) — translated: MKIEELIIDGFKSYATRTVISDWDPQFNAITGLNGSGKSNILDAICFVLGIASMTTVRASSLQDLIYKRGQAGVTKASVTVVFDNSDKSNSPIGFTNSSKISVTRQVVLGGTSKYLINGHRAPQQSVLQLFQSVQLNINNPNFLIMQGKITKVLNMKPTEILSLIEEAAGTKMFEDRKDKAERTMAKKEAKLQENRSLLREEIEPKLEKLRNEKRVFIKFQEIQSELEKTERIVHAFSYDEMASKKDSFDQHLKTSSEQSEKLKDCIAKISNEIDSLNEDFRETKKAKQKEIDEQGKLSHLEKSEGELLNELSRAKAQLDICNENQNDVEMKLGQTKSTIEKNEKEYQTKLAKYKETEKTYRELNKKLGDLRNVQKGKEELLSALQTGVSSTGVADAGYNEQLSAAKQRLNDCELSVKKLTLKMDHLQREFASNVPKLQQAEKEQAEGAKHVEKSQKMCEDLQRQIANFGYDAALVNDLRKEQSDLRQQLSKLNNESSYLKRKVANVEFTYSQPHREFDPLSVKGVAARLFTLSEQNYDSATALQVCAGGRLYNIVVDNEKTASKLLERGRLRKRVTIIPLNKIAARTLDNQKLELARNLAPGKVELALNLVGYEEDVSKAMQFIFGNSLICHDAETAKKVTFHPQIRTRSITLQGDVYDPEGTLSGGSRSNTTSLLIDLQKYNAVMQQIQEMETRLKSCSDKLDAQEAAFRKTKALQNELSLAHHKLKMAQRDLEGNDAAQIIKRNRELQKEIEDCKIEINSKTSSVREYESEVLAIQNDIEEFSHDKGSKLAQLKQESKSLHGKIESLSEEVETVYDAYQSLQLDTEQLSTEISSAHEAIRELTQMREKLEAQKRSIDVQMNSAQNSLNSIRADLKEEQRRLLHINEELNELDTIIKNKIETRRTFELELQKLTNDLNRYNNNSSSIHEKLSDLLRDHDWLKDKGLVAGIIQQNCGINLEQTRERLAYLQEQFQELKRKVNPNIMSMIENLEKKESSLKAMISTIEKDKIKIQETIAKLNEYKKDTLIKTWNKVTVDFGNIFADLLPNSFAKLVPIEGKEVTEGLEVKVKLGNVWKESLIELSGGQRSLVALSLIMALLQFRPAPMYILDEVDAALDLSHTQNIGHLIKTRFKGSQFIVVSLKEGMFTNANRVFRTRFQDGTSVVGLM